In a single window of the Ancylobacter polymorphus genome:
- a CDS encoding peptidylprolyl isomerase translates to MTRHFPLAAPKASARAVAGRVSAGPLRAGLLAALIGTALLPALPALAQDAAPKPAAPAAAATQDDPVLATVNGQPIRRSDVTAAAAELAPNLPQQIQGAARDEYVLGFLIDLNAMAQAAEAQKLYETEEFKREMDFIRKRVLMQAILTKATKDALTDAALKQTYEEAVKQQKPEKEVRARHILFRADPNNKEAQAAAEKKAQDVEAQLKKGADFAKLASELTEDPSGKDDGGDLGFFTKEQMVPEFAEVAFELKPGEVSKPVKTQFGWHVIKLEEVRERPVPTFDEVKPQIEQFLAQKAQADAVQKTREAAKVEKTEAAPKPGDLINAPAAKPAAPATPTP, encoded by the coding sequence GGGTCTCCGCCGGCCCGCTGCGTGCCGGCCTGCTGGCTGCGCTGATCGGCACCGCCCTGCTTCCCGCCCTGCCGGCGCTCGCCCAGGACGCCGCGCCGAAGCCGGCCGCGCCGGCCGCTGCCGCGACCCAGGACGATCCCGTGCTCGCCACCGTCAACGGCCAGCCGATCCGCCGCAGCGACGTGACCGCCGCTGCCGCCGAACTGGCGCCGAACCTGCCGCAGCAGATCCAGGGCGCGGCGCGCGACGAATATGTGCTCGGCTTCCTCATCGACCTCAACGCCATGGCGCAGGCCGCCGAGGCGCAGAAGCTCTACGAGACCGAGGAATTCAAGCGCGAGATGGATTTCATCCGCAAGCGCGTGCTGATGCAGGCCATCCTCACCAAGGCCACCAAGGACGCGCTGACCGACGCCGCCCTGAAGCAGACCTATGAAGAGGCGGTGAAGCAGCAGAAGCCGGAGAAGGAAGTGCGCGCCCGCCACATCCTGTTCCGCGCCGACCCCAACAACAAGGAAGCCCAGGCTGCCGCCGAAAAGAAGGCGCAGGATGTCGAAGCCCAGCTCAAGAAGGGCGCGGACTTCGCCAAGCTGGCGAGCGAGCTGACCGAGGACCCCTCGGGCAAGGATGATGGCGGCGATCTCGGCTTCTTCACCAAGGAGCAGATGGTGCCGGAATTCGCCGAAGTCGCCTTCGAGCTGAAGCCGGGCGAAGTCTCCAAGCCGGTGAAGACGCAGTTCGGCTGGCACGTCATCAAGCTTGAGGAGGTGCGCGAGCGCCCGGTGCCGACCTTCGACGAGGTCAAGCCGCAGATCGAGCAGTTCCTGGCGCAGAAGGCCCAGGCCGATGCGGTGCAGAAGACCCGCGAGGCCGCGAAGGTCGAGAAGACCGAGGCCGCGCCGAAGCCGGGCGACCTGATCAACGCCCCCGCCGCGAAGCCGGCCGCCCCGGCGACCCCGACCCCGTGA